From Diaminobutyricibacter sp. McL0608, one genomic window encodes:
- the map gene encoding type I methionyl aminopeptidase has protein sequence MPKDSAGHLVPGRISPMRAVPASIPRPEYVGRPGPTPSTRGDVYNAAEIELIRESGRIAAEAIELVGAAVRPGVTTDELDAIGHEFLVAHDAYPSTLGYRGYPKSICTSVNEVICHGIPDDTVLDDGDIVNIDITAFKNGFHGDSNRTFMAGSASEAVRDLVDRTREALNRGIKAVAPGRQVNVIGRAIESYAKRFGYGVVRDFTGHGVGASFHSGLIIPHYDSAPVYDTEMQVGMVFTIEPMLTLGTHEWDIWADDWTVTTRDKSLTAQFEHTLVVTERGADVLTLP, from the coding sequence ATGCCCAAGGATTCCGCCGGTCACCTCGTTCCCGGCCGCATCTCACCGATGCGCGCCGTTCCCGCGAGTATTCCGCGGCCGGAATACGTCGGGCGGCCGGGCCCGACGCCGTCCACGCGCGGCGACGTCTACAACGCGGCCGAGATCGAGCTGATCCGCGAGTCGGGGCGCATCGCCGCGGAAGCCATCGAGCTCGTCGGCGCCGCCGTTCGACCAGGAGTCACCACGGACGAGCTCGACGCGATCGGTCACGAGTTCCTGGTCGCCCACGACGCGTATCCCTCGACTCTGGGTTACCGGGGTTACCCCAAGTCGATCTGCACATCGGTGAACGAGGTCATCTGCCACGGGATCCCCGACGACACTGTGCTCGACGACGGCGACATCGTCAACATCGACATCACAGCGTTCAAGAACGGGTTCCACGGGGATAGCAACCGAACTTTCATGGCCGGGAGCGCATCCGAAGCGGTGAGAGACCTCGTCGACCGCACCAGGGAGGCGCTCAACCGCGGTATCAAGGCTGTCGCCCCCGGCAGGCAGGTGAACGTCATCGGTCGCGCGATCGAGTCGTACGCCAAACGCTTCGGCTACGGGGTCGTGCGCGACTTCACCGGCCACGGTGTCGGCGCTTCGTTCCACTCGGGTCTGATCATCCCCCACTACGACTCGGCTCCCGTCTACGACACCGAAATGCAGGTCGGGATGGTGTTCACCATCGAGCCGATGCTCACCCTCGGTACCCACGAATGGGACATCTGGGCCGACGACTGGACCGTGACCACCCGCGACAAAAGCCTGACGGCCCAGTTCGAGCACACCCTGGTCGTGACCGAGCGGGGTGCCGACGTGCTCACACTGCCCTAG
- a CDS encoding SPOR domain-containing protein, which yields MTAENNHGITQDAEHRYWYNMKTGAVEQGFISPSPDRVGPFDTRVEAEHALEKLRENSAKWAEEDARDDR from the coding sequence ATGACCGCCGAGAACAACCACGGCATCACTCAAGATGCCGAGCATCGCTACTGGTACAACATGAAGACCGGCGCGGTGGAACAGGGTTTCATCTCGCCGTCGCCCGACCGGGTCGGACCGTTCGACACCCGCGTCGAGGCGGAGCACGCGCTCGAGAAGCTGCGCGAGAACAGCGCGAAGTGGGCTGAAGAGGACGCGCGCGACGATCGGTAG
- the panB gene encoding 3-methyl-2-oxobutanoate hydroxymethyltransferase, whose product MSELSPGPSFPDLKRVRTRHFQAAKEQGIKITGLTSYDQLTAQIFDAAGIDFLLVGDSAGNNVLGYETTLPVTVDELIPLTRAVAGSVKRAFVIADMPFGSYETGALEALHTAIRFMKETGAHAVKLEGGVRSAEQIGRIVDAGIPVMAHIGFTPQSEHGLGGHIIQGRGAGAEQLLADAHAVEEAGAFAVVMEMVPAEVAARVTSELRIPTIGVGAGPHVDGQLLVWTDWAGFSTGRIPKFVKQYADLKGVLSGAAAEFKADVERGVYPGPEHSYE is encoded by the coding sequence ATGTCAGAGCTCTCACCGGGTCCATCGTTTCCCGATCTGAAGCGGGTGCGCACCAGACACTTCCAGGCCGCAAAAGAGCAGGGCATCAAGATCACCGGGCTGACCAGCTACGACCAGCTGACGGCGCAGATCTTCGACGCCGCGGGCATCGACTTCCTCCTTGTCGGCGACTCTGCGGGTAACAACGTCCTCGGCTACGAGACGACGCTCCCCGTCACCGTCGACGAACTCATCCCCCTCACTCGCGCGGTGGCTGGTTCTGTCAAGCGTGCGTTCGTGATCGCCGACATGCCGTTCGGGTCGTACGAGACCGGTGCCCTCGAAGCGCTGCACACGGCCATCCGATTCATGAAGGAGACCGGGGCCCACGCTGTCAAGCTCGAGGGCGGCGTGCGCAGTGCCGAGCAGATCGGCCGCATCGTCGACGCCGGCATTCCGGTGATGGCGCACATCGGCTTCACGCCGCAGAGCGAACACGGCCTGGGCGGCCACATCATCCAGGGCCGCGGCGCCGGAGCCGAGCAGCTGCTCGCCGACGCCCACGCCGTGGAAGAGGCGGGCGCATTCGCGGTCGTCATGGAGATGGTGCCCGCGGAGGTCGCAGCACGTGTCACGTCCGAGCTGCGCATCCCCACCATCGGCGTCGGCGCAGGTCCCCACGTCGACGGCCAATTGCTCGTCTGGACCGACTGGGCCGGTTTCAGCACCGGGCGAATCCCCAAATTCGTGAAGCAGTACGCGGACCTCAAAGGCGTGCTCTCCGGCGCCGCGGCAGAGTTCAAAGCCGACGTCGAACGCGGCGTGTACCCCGGGCCGGAACACTCATACGAGTAG